One Micromonospora craniellae genomic region harbors:
- a CDS encoding pyridoxal phosphate-dependent aminotransferase has translation MTSTDVDPLVSRMRPFGTTVFAEMSALAVRTGAVNLGQGFPDTDGPPEMLAAAAEALRSGRNQYPPGPGVPELRAAVAAHQRRFWDLEYDPDGEVVITAGATEAIAAAILGLCEPGDEVVCFEPYYDSYAASITLAGAVRRPVTLRPGDDGRYAFDPADLRAAFGPRTRLVLLNSPHNPTGKVFTPAELSLIAELCREHDALAVTDEVYEHLVFTDASTGHVPLSTLPGMRERTLRVSSAGKTFSCTGWKVGWVSGPAALVSVVLRVKQFLTFVNAAPLQPAVAVALALPDTYFTDLRAGMQARRDQLISGLGDAGFDVLTPEGTYFVTVDITGLGGADGVDFCRTLPDRCGVVAVPTQVFYDDPEAGRRLVRFAFCKRPEVLTEAVTRLRRASEPA, from the coding sequence GTGACGAGCACCGATGTCGACCCGCTGGTGAGCCGGATGCGCCCGTTCGGAACGACGGTCTTCGCCGAGATGTCCGCTCTGGCCGTGCGTACCGGCGCGGTGAACCTCGGGCAGGGTTTCCCGGACACCGACGGCCCGCCCGAGATGCTGGCCGCCGCGGCCGAGGCGCTGCGCTCGGGCCGCAACCAGTACCCGCCCGGGCCGGGCGTCCCGGAGCTGCGCGCCGCCGTGGCGGCACACCAACGCCGCTTCTGGGACCTGGAGTACGACCCGGACGGCGAGGTGGTGATCACGGCGGGCGCCACCGAGGCGATCGCGGCGGCGATCCTCGGCCTGTGCGAGCCGGGCGACGAGGTGGTCTGCTTCGAGCCCTACTACGACTCGTACGCCGCCTCGATCACCCTGGCCGGCGCGGTCCGACGACCCGTCACGCTGCGGCCCGGCGACGACGGGCGGTACGCCTTCGACCCGGCGGACCTGCGGGCCGCGTTCGGGCCGCGTACCCGGCTGGTGCTGCTGAACTCCCCGCACAACCCGACCGGCAAGGTCTTCACCCCGGCCGAGTTGTCGCTGATCGCCGAGCTGTGCCGGGAGCACGACGCGTTGGCCGTCACCGACGAGGTGTACGAACACCTGGTCTTCACCGACGCGTCGACCGGGCACGTCCCGCTGTCCACGCTGCCCGGGATGCGCGAGCGCACGCTGCGCGTCTCGTCGGCCGGCAAGACCTTCTCCTGCACCGGCTGGAAGGTGGGCTGGGTCAGCGGCCCGGCCGCGCTGGTCTCGGTGGTGCTCCGGGTCAAGCAGTTCCTCACCTTCGTCAACGCCGCGCCGCTGCAACCGGCCGTCGCGGTGGCCCTCGCCCTGCCCGACACCTACTTCACCGACCTCCGGGCCGGCATGCAGGCCCGCCGCGACCAGTTGATCAGCGGGCTCGGCGACGCCGGCTTCGACGTGCTCACGCCGGAGGGAACGTACTTCGTCACGGTCGACATCACCGGGCTCGGCGGCGCCGACGGCGTCGACTTCTGCCGCACTCTGCCGGACCGCTGCGGGGTGGTGGCCGTACCCACCCAGGTCTTCTACGACGACCCGGAGGCCGGCCGGCGGCTGGTCCGGTTCGCGTTCTGCAAACGCCCCGAGGTGCTCACCGAGGCGGTCACCCGCCTACGCCGGGCGAGCGAGCCCGCCTGA
- the glmM gene encoding phosphoglucosamine mutase translates to MGRLFGTDGVRGRANVDLTPELALSVAVAAAHTLAESDRSHAPLAVVGRDTRASGEMLEAAVVAGLTSAGATVVRVGVLPTPAVAFLTGEAKADLGVMLSASHNPMPDNGIKLFAAGGHKLPDEIEMRIEAAIEANATTAWKRPVGAGVGRVHDLLDGADHYVQHLAGTVPHRLDGIKVVVDCANGAAAEVAPAVYREAGAEVVAIYAEPDGLNINDECGSNHIAALRQAVVEHGAHLGIAHDGDADRCVAVTADGDEVDGDQVMAILALAMREAGTLTGDTLVATVMSNLGLRLAMSAEGIRLIETKVGDRYVLEELRASGLALGGEQSGHIVMPAYATTGDGVLTGLHLMARMAATGRTLADLAAVVTKLPQVLINVPVGDRTVGAAAPAVRAEVERAEAELGETGRVLLRPSGTEPLVRVMVEAATEATARDVAERIAEQVRTASPA, encoded by the coding sequence ATGGGCCGGTTGTTCGGCACGGATGGCGTACGCGGGCGGGCGAACGTCGATCTCACCCCGGAGTTGGCGCTCTCGGTGGCCGTCGCGGCCGCGCACACCCTCGCCGAGTCGGATCGCAGCCACGCCCCGCTGGCCGTGGTCGGCCGGGACACCCGCGCCAGCGGCGAGATGCTGGAGGCGGCCGTGGTGGCCGGACTGACCAGCGCCGGCGCGACGGTCGTCCGGGTCGGCGTGCTGCCCACCCCGGCGGTGGCGTTCCTCACCGGCGAGGCCAAGGCGGACCTCGGCGTGATGCTGTCCGCGTCGCACAACCCGATGCCGGACAACGGGATCAAGCTCTTCGCGGCCGGTGGGCACAAGCTGCCCGACGAGATCGAGATGCGGATCGAGGCGGCCATCGAGGCCAACGCCACCACCGCCTGGAAGCGGCCGGTGGGCGCGGGAGTGGGCCGGGTGCACGACCTGCTCGACGGCGCCGACCACTACGTGCAGCACCTGGCGGGCACCGTGCCGCACCGGCTCGACGGGATCAAGGTCGTGGTGGACTGCGCCAACGGCGCCGCCGCCGAGGTCGCCCCGGCCGTATACCGGGAGGCGGGCGCCGAGGTCGTCGCGATCTACGCCGAGCCGGACGGGCTCAACATCAACGACGAGTGCGGCTCGAACCACATCGCCGCCCTGCGGCAGGCCGTGGTCGAGCACGGCGCGCACCTCGGCATCGCGCACGACGGTGACGCCGACCGCTGCGTGGCGGTCACCGCCGACGGCGACGAGGTCGACGGCGACCAGGTGATGGCGATCCTGGCGCTGGCCATGCGGGAGGCCGGCACGTTGACCGGGGACACCCTGGTCGCCACCGTGATGAGCAACCTCGGCCTGCGCCTGGCCATGTCCGCCGAGGGCATCCGGCTGATCGAGACCAAGGTGGGCGACCGGTACGTGCTGGAGGAACTGCGCGCCTCCGGGCTGGCGCTGGGCGGCGAGCAGAGTGGACACATCGTCATGCCCGCGTACGCCACCACCGGCGACGGGGTGCTGACCGGGCTGCACCTGATGGCCCGGATGGCCGCCACCGGCCGTACCCTGGCGGATCTCGCGGCGGTGGTGACCAAGCTGCCGCAGGTGCTGATCAACGTGCCGGTCGGTGACCGTACCGTCGGTGCCGCCGCGCCCGCCGTCCGCGCCGAGGTGGAACGGGCCGAGGCCGAGCTGGGCGAGACCGGACGGGTGCTGCTGCGCCCGTCGGGCACCGAGCCGTTGGTGCGGGTGATGGTCGAGGCGGCCACCGAGGCGACCGCACGGGACGTCGCCGAGCGGATCGCCGAACAGGTCCGCACGGCCAGCCCGGCCTGA
- the glmS gene encoding glutamine--fructose-6-phosphate transaminase (isomerizing) — MCGIVGYAGGRPALGIVLDGLRRLEYRGYDSAGVAVVCDGQLLTEKKAGKLANLEKVLSERAAVDPDGCGASPLGIGDGTTGIGHTRWATHGGPTDRNAHPHLSPDGRVAVIHNGIIENFAKLRAELEDDGVQFASDTDTECAAHLLAKALAELRAAGQPDGPQLLAAAMRVVCQRLEGAFTLLAVDSGVPGAVVGARRNSPLVVGRGNGENYLASDVAAFIEHTRDAVELGQDQIVLITADTIEITDFAGQPASGKDFHIDWDSSAAEKGGYDWFMLKEIEEQPQAVADTLLGRMTETGEIMLDEVRLSDQDLRDVDKIFIVACGTAYHSGLVAKYAIEHWTRIPCEVELASEFRYRDPVLDRSTLIVVISQSGETMDTLMALRHAKEQKARVLAICNTNGSTIPRESDAVLYTHGGPEIAVASTKAFLTQLAACYLIGLHLAQVRGVKFADEVAAVVDQLHQVPDKLRELLGRIEPVRELARELRSEPTVLFIGRHVGYPVALEGALKLKELAYMHAEGFAAGELKHGPIALIDQGTPVICVVPSPVGRGLLHDKIVSNIQEVRARGARTIVIAEEGDESVVRYADHLIYVPRTPTLLAPLVTTVPLQVFAAEIAAARGHDVDQPRNLAKSVTVE, encoded by the coding sequence ATGTGTGGAATCGTGGGGTACGCCGGCGGTCGGCCGGCACTCGGCATCGTGCTCGACGGCCTGCGGCGGCTGGAGTACCGCGGCTACGACTCGGCGGGTGTCGCCGTGGTCTGCGACGGGCAACTGCTGACCGAGAAGAAGGCCGGCAAGCTGGCCAACCTGGAGAAGGTGCTCTCCGAGCGTGCCGCCGTCGACCCGGACGGCTGCGGAGCCAGCCCGCTCGGCATCGGCGACGGCACCACCGGCATCGGGCACACCCGGTGGGCCACCCACGGCGGCCCCACGGACCGCAACGCCCATCCGCACCTGTCGCCCGACGGGCGGGTCGCGGTGATCCACAACGGCATCATCGAGAATTTCGCCAAGCTCCGCGCCGAACTGGAGGACGACGGCGTCCAGTTCGCCAGCGACACCGACACCGAATGCGCCGCGCATCTGCTCGCCAAGGCACTGGCCGAGCTGCGGGCCGCCGGTCAGCCGGACGGGCCGCAGCTGCTCGCCGCCGCCATGCGGGTGGTCTGCCAGCGGCTGGAGGGCGCCTTCACGCTGCTCGCGGTGGATTCCGGGGTGCCCGGTGCCGTCGTCGGCGCGCGTCGCAACTCGCCGCTGGTGGTGGGACGCGGCAACGGGGAGAACTACCTCGCCAGCGACGTCGCCGCGTTCATCGAGCACACCCGCGACGCGGTCGAGCTGGGCCAGGACCAGATCGTCCTGATCACCGCCGACACCATCGAGATCACCGACTTCGCCGGCCAGCCGGCCAGCGGCAAGGACTTCCACATCGACTGGGACTCCTCGGCGGCCGAGAAGGGCGGATACGACTGGTTCATGCTCAAGGAGATCGAGGAGCAGCCCCAGGCCGTCGCCGACACGTTGCTGGGCCGGATGACCGAGACCGGCGAGATCATGCTCGACGAGGTCCGCCTCAGCGACCAGGACCTGCGTGACGTCGACAAGATCTTCATCGTCGCCTGCGGCACCGCGTACCACTCCGGTCTGGTGGCCAAGTACGCGATCGAGCACTGGACCCGGATCCCCTGCGAGGTGGAGCTGGCCAGCGAGTTCCGCTACCGCGATCCGGTGCTCGACCGGTCCACCCTGATCGTGGTGATCTCGCAGTCCGGCGAGACCATGGACACCCTGATGGCCCTGCGGCACGCCAAGGAGCAGAAGGCCCGGGTGCTGGCCATCTGCAACACCAACGGCTCCACCATTCCCCGGGAGTCCGACGCGGTGCTCTACACCCACGGCGGGCCGGAGATCGCCGTCGCCTCGACCAAGGCGTTCCTCACCCAGTTGGCCGCCTGCTATCTGATCGGCCTGCACCTGGCGCAGGTGCGGGGGGTCAAGTTCGCCGACGAGGTGGCGGCCGTCGTCGACCAGCTGCACCAGGTGCCGGACAAGCTGCGGGAGCTGCTCGGGCGGATCGAGCCGGTCCGTGAGCTGGCCCGCGAGCTGCGGTCCGAGCCGACGGTGTTGTTCATCGGGCGGCACGTCGGCTACCCGGTGGCGCTGGAGGGTGCGCTGAAGCTTAAGGAGCTGGCGTACATGCACGCCGAGGGCTTTGCCGCGGGTGAACTCAAGCACGGCCCGATCGCGCTGATCGACCAGGGCACCCCGGTGATCTGCGTGGTGCCGTCGCCGGTCGGCCGCGGGCTGCTGCACGACAAGATCGTTTCCAACATCCAGGAGGTGCGCGCCCGGGGCGCCCGCACGATCGTGATCGCCGAGGAGGGCGACGAGTCGGTCGTCCGCTACGCCGACCATCTGATCTATGTGCCGCGCACCCCGACGCTGCTCGCCCCGCTGGTGACCACCGTGCCGTTGCAGGTGTTCGCGGCCGAGATCGCCGCCGCCCGGGGACACGACGTCGACCAGCCGCGCAACCTGGCCAAGTCCGTCACCGTCGAGTAG
- the rpsI gene encoding 30S ribosomal protein S9, producing the protein MTDITATEVAPEATEAPAPVARTPRGDRPIQTVGRRKEAIVRVRIVPGTGKITCNGRDLEAYFPSKVHQQLIKDPLVTAEKPEAFDVIANLRGGGTTGQAGALRLAIARALIVNEPDDRPALKKAGFLTRDARVKESKKYGLKKARKAPQYSKR; encoded by the coding sequence ATGACCGACATCACCGCCACCGAGGTCGCCCCCGAGGCCACCGAGGCGCCGGCGCCCGTCGCCCGTACGCCTCGTGGTGACCGCCCGATCCAGACCGTGGGTCGGCGCAAGGAGGCCATCGTCCGAGTCCGGATCGTGCCGGGCACCGGCAAGATCACCTGCAACGGGCGCGACCTCGAAGCGTACTTCCCGAGCAAGGTGCACCAGCAACTGATCAAGGACCCGCTGGTCACCGCCGAGAAGCCCGAGGCCTTCGACGTGATCGCCAACCTGCGGGGCGGCGGCACCACCGGCCAGGCCGGTGCGCTGCGGCTGGCCATCGCCCGGGCGCTGATCGTCAACGAGCCCGACGACCGCCCGGCCCTCAAGAAGGCCGGCTTCCTGACCCGTGACGCCCGGGTCAAGGAGAGCAAGAAGTACGGCCTCAAGAAGGCCCGTAAGGCTCCCCAGTACTCGAAGCGCTGA